TCTCCTCCAGCCTTGGAAAAAGATCAAAAATTCTCTTGTATTCTGCAGAGAAATCAATGTCCTTGTCCCTTGCATACGTGGCAAGAATAAGATTTTCCATCACCGTCAGATTTCCAAAAATATGCCGGCCTTCGGGAACCAGTGCAAGCTTGAGATCTTTAACAACTGATGATGCCTGGGTTTTCAGAATCGATTCGCCCCTGAATTTGATATCACCTTCAACAACCCTGGGTGCTTCCGGGGGCGGCAGCCTGGTAACAGAATAGAGACTCGTTGTTTTTCCTGCACCATTTGCACCGATAAGGGTCACAATCTCACCCTCGTTCACATGAAAGCTGATGCCGTGCAGGGCCTGTATATTGCCGTATTTTACTTTAAGATTTTCAACAGAGAGCAACATTATATATTATCATCTCCCAGATAGGCGGAAATAACCGCGGGATGATTGCGGACATGTTCGGCGGAACCTTCCGCGATTGTCTGTCCAAAGTCAATTACCTTGATATCGTCACAGAGCTCCATCACCACATCCATATGATGCTCTATCAGCCAGATAGTCACGTCGAATGTCTTATGGATCCACTGTATAAGCCTGATCAGCTCCTGCACATCGGCGGAATTCAACCCGGCTGCCGGTTCGTCCAGCAGCAGCAGCTTCGGTTTCTCCGAAAGGGCACGGACAATTTCAAGTTTACGCTGCAGTCCATATGGTAGATTGGTTGGATACTCTTCCATATACTTTTCCAGCTCAAATATTTTCAGTAATTCCCGTGCCTCATGTTCAATACGTTCTTCACACTCAAAATAATCACGGCTGCGAAGAATAGCCTTGAAAAAGCCATATTCCAGCTTTCCATGCTGAGCCACCCTAATATTGTCGAGCACAGTCATCTGGTTCCACAACCTGATATTCTGAAAAGTCCGGGCAACTCCAAGAGCCGTCACCTTATGGGGTTTCAGTCCTGCTGTTGACTTGCCACAGATGAAGATCTCTCCTTCGGTCGCCTGATAAAAGCCACTGACCAGATTGAATACTGTTGTTTTACCAGCTCCGTTGGGTCCGATCAGGCCAGCCATGGCGTTTGAACCAAGGCGTACATTAAAATCAGACACAGCCGTCAGGCCGCCAAAACGCTGGGTCATATTGCGAATCTCGAGTACCCAAGATTCCTGTGTTGGTGTATTTGTCTGCATAGTTATTTAAACCGATAGAAACGTTTCAGCTTTGGAAAGATATCGGAAAGCTCCCGATTCCCCATAATGCCTTCCGGACGAAACTGCATGACTATTATCAGAATAAGCGGGATAATAACCCACTTCAAAATCTGCAAGGGACGAAGCAGTTCCAATAAAATAGTGAAAAATATCGCCGAAATAACTGCACCTGAAAGTGAAGCCATGCCACCGAGATAAACCATCACCAGAACCTCGGTTGATTTCAGAATATTAAAACTACCCGGATTGACATAGCCGATAATATAGGCAAAAAGACCACCGGCAATCCCTGCCAGTCCGGAAGAAAGCATGAAAGTTATCGTCTTTATTTTATTGGTGTTTACACTCATTATTTCCGCAGCCACCTCATCCTGACAGATAGCTGATACCCCTTGCCGAAGGTGGAAGAATTATATCGTCGCAGAATCCAGACAGTGAAAACTGTAAAGAGAAAGACCCAGATAACCATCCATGGCAGATCAATTGTATCCCCCATGGCATTAACAACCTTCTTCATCCCCATAAATCCACGGGAACCACCGATAACACCCAGGTTTTCAATGAGGCTGATAATAATATAGTTTGCGGCAATGGTAATAATGGCAAGGTAATCTCCCCTGGTCTTATAGGAAGGCAGGGCAACAAGCAGACCGGCAACAGCGGCCGCAATCCCTCCAACCAGAATAAGAAGGGGAAAGCAATAGATGGCAAGTCCGGGATCCAGCAGTGGTGCCCCAAAAACCTTATCTTTAGAAAACAGCAAAACACCGAGGATGGATGAAACATAAGCCCCCACACACATGAATCCGGCATGGCCACAGGAAAATTCCCCCATATTGCCGTTTACCAGGTTGAGACTGGTGGAGAGAATAATATTGACTCCCATGAACATCATTACCGACAGCACATAAAGGCCTATGGCCTCCTGATAGGCAAAATATGTTATGATTCCGCCGAAAAGAACAAGCAGCAGATGCACGGAATATCGTTGTAATATTGATTTCATTGGCATCTCCTTTATATCTTGGTGGTTTTGGCGATGCCAAAGAGACCGGTCGGTTTTATTGACAGAATAACCAGTAGTACAGTAAAGGCGAGCAGGTCTCGATAGGTGGATGGAAAAACAGCCACCACCAGAATTTCAACTGCTCCCAGGAGAAATCCTCCGAGAAATGCCCCCTGATATCTCCAATTCCGCCGACCACTGCGGCAATAAATGCCTTCCATCCGATGAGTGCACCCATATACGGTTCAAGAATGGGGTAACTCATGGCAAAGAGCAACCCAGCCAGACCTGCAAAAGCGGAACCAAGAATAAAGGTGATAACAATAATATTATCAATGGGAATACCCATGAGTGGTACAGCAAATTTGTCATAGGAAATAGCGCGCATGGCCATGCCCACTTTGGTTCTTGTTACAATCCACTGCAGAATGAAAAAGGAGAGAATGGCAGTGACGATAACCGCTATTTTCAAATTGGTGAAACTCACTCCACCAACAGTATAGACCTGTACGGGAATAAGCTCCGGAAAAGCCTTTCTGCTTGCACCGAAAATGGCGAGGTTGGCATTTTCAAGAATCAATCCGCACATCAACGCGGTTATGACAACATAAAGCCTGTGTGCCCCTTTTCTCCTCAGTGGCCGATAGGCTATCCGTTCAAGGGAAACCCCCACAGCAGCAGTCAGGATCATGGTCAACGGAATGGCCAGGGCCAAAGCGACCCATCCTGGAAGCCCGACAACACCCAGCATGAAGGTTACCAGAAAAAAGGCAATATATGCTCCGACCATGAAAACATCGCCGTGGGCAAAATTAATAAGAGTCAACACTCCATACACCATGGTATAGCCGAGTGCAATCAAGGCATAAAAACTTCCCCACTGCAATGCATTGATTAAATTTTGAATAATACTTTCTAACATGAAGCGCCTCTTGCACTTTGTTGTTCCGCCCTGTTGCAGGCAGTAAAAGATCAGGTTGCGAGTCTCTGCACCGATGCGTCACACCACAGACAGGCAAACGAAAACCCCGAACCGGCCCATGCACTGTTCGGGTAAAATACGATCCGGTAGATGCGGTGGAAAAACCGCATCTACCGGACCTTTTCCGGTCAGAGATGTCTGAAAAAACACATCGACAGGATGGCTGTTACTCAGGGCATACGGACTCGGCGAATTCGAACGCACCGGAGTCACTGATCTTAACGACAACAGCACATTTTACAGGATCTCCCTGGTCATCAAACTTCATGCTGCCGGTTATACCGTCAAAAGTAGGGATGGCCGCCATGGCTTTCCGTACCGCTTTGCGATCTTTTCTCAATTTACCGGTAAGACCGCCGGTATTTTGAATAGCCTTGAGAACAATCCTGGTTGCATCCCACGTGAGGGCAGCAACATCATCAGGCACATAACCGTATTTTTTTGTATACCGGTCAATGAATTCCTTGGTCGCCCCGGTTGCTCCTGCGGCGGCGTAATGAGTGGAAAAGTGAAGACCCTTGCAGTCATCTCCGCAGAGAGTCATGAGTTCGGAAGAACCCCAGGCATCAGAGCCCATGAACTCACCTTTGTATCCGAGTTGATGGGCCTGCTTTACAATGAGAGCCACCTGATTATAGTTGTCAGGCAAAAAGATGAAATCAGGCTTGGCACTGATGATTTTGGTCAACTGCGCTGAAAAGTCCTGGTCCTTGGTGCCATGACTTTCAAAGGCCACGACGGAACCTTTGCCGACTTTTTTCTCAAAAACATCACGGAATATTTCAGCCAGACCTTTCGAATAGTCATTGGAAAGGTCATAAAGAACCGCTGCAGTTTTGGCATTAAAGGTTTTAACGGCAAAATTAACGGCAACAGGTCCCTGGAAAGGATCTAGGAATGCAGCCCGGAAGACCCAGGGACGATCCAGAGTGGTATCAGGATTGGTTGACCAGGGAGAAACCATTACGGTCTGATTGTCATCGGCAACCTGACCGGCTGGAACAGCCTGTTTACTGGAATTGGGTCCAATCATTGCCAGAACCTGATCCTTGTCGATAAGCTTGAGGGCTGTGGTTACCGCGGATTCTGCCTTTGCTTCATTGTCCTCATAAATGAACTCGAGCATATACTTCTTCCCACCAACTTCCAACCCGCCGGCACCATTGATATCAGCCTTCAGCATCTCTGCAGAAAACTTGGATGATTCACCAACCTTGGGGATATCTCCAGTCAATGGAATATTGTAACCGATCTTGATCGTATCGGCAGACAGGGCCGCACCTGCAACAAGCAGGGCGGAACAGGATACAATTGCGGCAATTAACCTCTTCTTCATAAACTCCTCCTCCTTTACGTTTTACAGTCAGCCCCGATCTCCCATCAACCCGGACTAACCGGATTTTCCGTTACCTGCATAAGACGCCGAAAACGGAAACAGTGAATCAACTCAGGTCGTCGAACCTGAGGTGCAGCTGAACCATATGGCTCGGCAGCAATGGAAAATAACAGCGACGAATTGCTGATTTTCCAATTGCTGAATTCATGGAATAAAATCTGCTTCAGGACGGACGTAAGGTGGCGTCCATCCGAACAAACTACTTATACCTGTAATTGTTCCGTAATTCAAAACAGTTTTTAGAAAAAGGAATTTTTTTATCTGAAAACCCTGCCTCATTAGCCCGCATTTTTCATCAGTTCAGGCGGCGTCAGCTACAAAATTTTCAACAGTAAATAATAGTGGCCTATATTTACTGTTGAAATATTGCAGAAGATGGCGTCGCCTGGGCTGACCTTGGGTGAACATTGTGTCAATTTTGTTCGACTACTGATAGTAGGCTAATTATTTGTATTCTATAGCTAATCTCAAAATTGACACAATGTTCATGAGAAATGCGGGTTAGTGTCTGTCCAGGAATGAGATTTTATAAAAACATCACCTGTCTGATTAAACCAGTGACCTGACGCCATCAAAAGCCTCATGTTCCGCTCCGTGTTTCTCCACCTGCAGAACATCGGGTAATTTCTGAATCTGCTTGATAACCTGGTCAAGCTTCACCTGTTCCACTACCTGCAACCACATGCGGCTTGTTTTTCCGCTTTTTTCCGGAACACAGACTATTCCTTCCAGATTGTACGCCCTGCGGGAAAAAAGACCGCAGATATGAGACATGACCCCCGGATGATTATTCACCGTCAATTCCAATACTGTAACAGCTTTTTTCATGATATTTCCCTCGTTTTGCGATTGACATTCTCTGCATTAAATCCACCCAGCATTTCACTGTTGGCCGCCCCCGGAGGTACCATCGGATAGACTTCCTCCTCCACGGCTACGGGCACATTTATCAGGCAGGGTCCCTTTTCATTTAATATTTTTGACAACAGATACGGCAAATTGCAACCAGGACCGGTATGAAAGGCCTTCATGCCGAACCCTTTTGCAATGGCCGAAAAATCAACATCAATCTGAAAATCAGAGGCAAAACAGTTCTGATTATAAAACAGATTCTGCTGTTGACGGACAAGTCCCAGCGACCTGTTGTTCATTACTATAATTTTTACATTTACCTGCTGCTCAACAGCGGTTGCCAGCTCCTGAATATTCATCTGCAGACTGCCGTCACCGGTAAAAAGAACAACCTGGCTATCGGGATTGGCCAGGGCAGCACCGATGGCTGCCGGCAGACCAAATCCCATGGTACCGAGCCCGCCGGATGTCAGGAACTGACGCGGTCTCTGCAACGGATAAACCTGAGCGGTCCACATCTGGTGCTTTCCCACATCAGTTGCCACAAAACAGTTTTCCCCCATCAACTCGGAAATCTTCAGGATCAGGCCATACGGTTTTTCTGGAACTATGGCTTCCGGTGAAGTCATGGGATACATCTCCTGCAGAACCTCTATCTGGTTACGCCAGATTGTTCTTTCATTTGGTTCAACCATGGGCAGAAGAGCCCGCAGGGATTCCTTGACATCTCCAACCAGTCCCACATTGGCACTCTTTAATTTTGAGACTTCACTGGGATCTATGTCCATATGAATAACATGAGCGTCAGGACAGAATTCAACAATTTTGCCGGTCGCCCGATCATCAAAACGGGCTCCGGCAGCGATGAAAAGATCACACTCCTGCAGGGCCATGTTGGTTGAACGGGCCGCATGCATCCCCAGCATTCCCAGGGAAAGGGGATGATTTTCCGGCAGACTGCCAAGACCAAGAAGGGTCATGGTGGCAGGCAGAGAGCTTTTTTCCAGAAGTGCCCGCGCTTCGCCTGCAGCCTCCCCGAGAATAACACCGCCCCCGAGACAGAGAATCGGCCGCCTGGCACGGTTGATAAGAGTAGCAGCAGCCCGAAGCTGATCATTATCAGCACTTGGATTCTCCAGCCTGCGTCCGGGTTCCGGCCAGGAAGAAAAACTTATTGTCGCTGTCTGTACATCTTTAGGAACATCGATCAATACAGGTCCCGGACGTCCCGAGAGGGCAAGCTCAAAAGCCTTCGGTATGATCTCCAGAAGTTCCCCGACTTCCCTTACCAGGTAGTTGTGCTTGGTAATTGGAATGCTCATACCATAAGTATCAACCTCCTGGAAAGCATCCGTACCGATAAGTGATGCCGGAACCTGACCGGTTATACAGATTACCGGAATCGAGTCAAGATATGCATCAGCAATGGCCGTCAGGATATTGGTGGCACCAGGCCCGGAAGTAGCAAAACAGACCCCGGCCTTTCCGGTGGAACGGGCTATTCCCTGTGCCAGAAAGCCGGCACCCTGTTCATGCCGGCAGAGAATATGCCGGATGCTCCGGCTTTTCTGCAACGCATCATAAAGGGGAAGGTTGGCCCCACCGGGTATTCCGGCAATGATGTCTATGCCCTGACGCTCCAGCATCCTGATTATCAGTTGAGCTCCATTCATAGTTTCCATGTTTTTCTCCTCCTGTTGTTCATCCCGTCGACTTTCAGGCGGAGGAAAAAACAAAAAACCCCCGCCGGCGAAGCGCCGACGGGGGTTTTAATTATTTAATTTTACTGGACTTACCCCCTCATGGCACTCCGCCTTCAACCGTTCGGACCACGACCACCACACTGAGAACCAGCACTGCAGAATAAAAGACGCTGATGGTGGAAAGAAGTGAGTTCATTTAAACCATGAGTAAGGTAATTATAAAAAAATACTGCCTGTAATTTTTTGATAGCAGAATCAGCCCTGCCAGTCAAGTATTTTCTTAATTACCTGGAGAAATACAATTTGCTCTGTAGAAAAAAAATAAAGAATTGTTGGGAAATTCCGGTTGCTAAAAGAATCGCAAAAGGTATTGTAGAATAATTCACTTTGTGACTCCGTCCAGAGCTCAGCCCGGCAAACTTGCAGCATCTCCAAATTGGCTGAGTTTCATGGATAATCAGAGAAGATTTAAAAAACACCCAGAATCCGTAAAACTTTTTTCGGCAGAAAAATGGTTTCTTCCTTTCAATGTCTCCCTGTACCTCAGATAGATTTCGGCCCTGGAAAACTGTCTGACCTGCCTGAGTTCTATAAATCTTACGGTAAAAGACCTGCTCTTGTCCTTGGCAGAGCCTCTCTTTCGAGACAACACACCTGGCAGAAGATCAAGGCAGAAATTACTGATATTTTCGGGCCCGACAAGCCTCCAGTCATACAGGTTTCCTCCGAACCGACCCCTACTCTCATTGACGAAGCCGTATCCCGATTACTTCAGAACCATGTGGATATGGTCATTGCAATCGGCGGTGGCAGTGTGCTGGATGCCGGCAAGGCTATCTCTGCCATGCTTGTTGAACAGGCACCGGTCATGGACTTTCTTGAAGGAGTCGGTAAAAAAAAACCGAAAGGCCGTAAACTGCCGTTTATTGCGGTCCCGACTACTGCCGGAACAGGCAGTGAAACAACAAACAATGCAGTAATCAAATCTGCGGAAAAAGGTTTTAAAAAATCTTTGCGCCACAAAAATTATTACCCGAACCTGGCTCTCGTGGATCCGGAAATGACCCTCTCCTGTCCCCCCTCTCTTACTGCGACCTGCGGTATGGACTGTTTTACCCAACTGACGGAAGCGTATCTTTCCACCCGTGCTTCTGCCCTGACCGACAGTCTTTCGCTTGACGGTATCCGCTCCATAGCCAGGTCCCTTGAGACTGTGTTTCAAGATGGTTCAAACCTTGAGGCCAGATCGGACATGGCTTATGCCACCCTGCTTTCCGGAATCGCTCTGAGTAATGCGGGACTGGGAACCGTTCATGGACTGGCCGGTACCCTGGGAGGTTTTCTTGATATTCCCCACGGAACAGCCTGCGGCACCCTCATGGCCATAACCAACAGAACAACCCTTGACATACTGAGGAAATCTACAGCAAAAACGGATACGGAAACGACAGCCCTGCGAAAATTCTCCAACCTTGGCAGGATTTTCAGTAAAGAATCGACAAAAACCGACAACTGGTACCAGGATTTTTTCATAAACGAACTGATTCGACTGACCGATCTGTTTGAACTGCCGACATTTGATAGATTCGGCATGAATTCCACTGACCTGGAAAAAATTACTTTCGCCTCAACCAACAAGTTTAATCCCGTGCAGCTGTCCCGTGAAGATCTCATGCACATTCTCTCAGCCAGACTACGATGATTTCCTTTTTCAACCGCGCAAGTATTTTTTCGGTCATTGCAACCTGCTTCTTCATTCCTTTTTCAACAGCCTTTACCGCCCTTTTTTCCACCATGGCTGTGCTCTTCTGGTTCCTGTCCGGCAGATTTCTGAATTTCCCGAAGATACTGAAAAACTATCCAACAGCACTGGTGTCCCTTCTTCTTTTTTTCCTCTTTATCATAGGGTTGCTCTACTCACCGGCAGAGCTGTCAGACGCTTTAAGTAATTTAAAAAAATACAGAGAACTTCTTTTCCTGCCCATTGTTATTTCACTCCTTGACGGCAGGCCCGGGGCAAAATCAAATGCAATCAACAGTTTTATCGCTGGTTGTATCTTCCTGATGCTCGTTTCATTTTTCATGAAATTTGGAATCATCCCGTCGGACAGATACGGTAATTCTCTGGTCTATCACATTACCCACTCGTTTTTTATGGCCCTCCTTGCCTTCTGGTCGGCCCATCGCACCGCTGATTCAAAGCAATACAGATATTTCTGGCTCTGTGTCACTCTTGCAGCTCTGGCCAATATCAGCTATGTGGCTCCAGGCAGAATCGGCATGCTTGTCCTGATCGTACTCGGTCTGCTCTTTTGCACCCAGCGTTTCTCGTTCAGGATGCAGATAGCTGCTGTTCTCATTCTGTCAGGACTCTGTTCAGCACTCTATTATTCTTCAGACAATATTTCTTCTCGGATAAACAAGGCCATTGCCGAAGTCCGTGCCTACGAACATGAACACGGATGCTCCCGGACATCCATGGGCATGCGACTCGACTGGTATATTGACTGTGTCACACTGTTTCAGAAAAAGCCGCTTTTTGGTTATGGAACAGGCGGTTTTGCAGTAGCCCATGACAAACTTATCAAGGGAACCGGTGTCCAGCGAACTGATAATCCCCATAACGAATACCTTTTTATCGCCGTACAACTCGGAAGCGTCGGGCTCTTTCTCTTTCTGCTCCTTTTCTTTCTTGCCCTGCTGAAATCATCAAAGATGGTCAGACCGGACGGTTGGCTATTGCAGGGAGTTGTAATCAGTATGGCCACCGGGTGTCTGCTCAATTCATTTCTGTACGACTCCCAGCAGGGACATTTTTTCGCCTTTCTTGCCGCTGTTCTCCTGGCCAGTTCCCAGCGGCACTCACTGACATTTTTCCGGACAGGTGAAAACTTCAGAACTATTTCAAATAAGTTCTGATATATTGACAAGTTATCTCAGTTCCACCCTGTTTTTTGGCAATATATCTATTCACTTTTTCTCCAAGAACATTTTTATCCATCGGCTTTTCAAGAGCCTCCACCAGCAGACCGAGAACTTCCTCCCTGTTGTTTCCTTTTTTTACCAGACCTTCCCGAAAAACCTCCTCACCAACCCAGGAAAAATCATTGAGAAACGGACCGGTCACAGGAACTACCCCGTTCATGAAAGCCTCAATAAAATTCTGCCCTCCAATGGGGGCCAGACTACCTCCGACAAAAACCGCATTCGCCCTGCGATACTCATCCGCCAGTTCTCCAAAAACATCCCTTATAACCACAGAAGCGCTTCCTGAATCCGCTTTTGAAGACTGAAGAATCCAATTGATATTATTCTTCTCAAGCCGTTCCATCCAATCCTGCACCCTGTGCATATGGCGGGGAAAAAGATGAACAAGAAGCTCCGGAAATTTCTGCAAAAGCATTTTTACCAGAAAAAGGACATCATCTTCCTCCTCCCGGGCTATTGAAGCCAGCACCAGGGACATGTCTTTTTTTTCATCATGTTCATCCCAATAACGATAAGTTTCAATACGATCAAATTTAAGGTTAGGTATATACTGTGCCTGCCGGGAAGAAAGACCAAAAAGATCGGCAAAACGTATCCTGTCATTTTCCGAAATCGCCAGAACTGCCATTGGCTTGAGTCTTTTCCAGATAAAACCGATCTTCCCGTACCTCCTGGAACTTTTTTCAGTCATACGACCGTTGACAATGATATAATTCTTTCCTGCACGTTTCATTTCAGCCAGAAGTCCGGGCCATATCTCCAACTCAATCAGGACAAGCAGTTTTGGATCTGCAATTTTTACAGCTTTGCGAACCAGCGGAGGGCTGTCAAAAACCATATAGGCAACAGTAACCCTGTGGCATTGATCACCTGCCACTTTCTCCAGTATTTCCTTACCTTGCAAGGTATTAGTGGTAATAAGAATATCCAATTCCTGCGTATCATCCAGTCCGGCAACGATCTGGCCCGCCAGGTAGGCTTCTCCTGCAGAAGCTGCATGAATCCAGAGATCCACCCGGGAAAAAAGGACTTCCTTCAGGGTGCGCTCTGCACATCCCTCTTTTAACCTGTGCGAACGAATGAGAAAGGGAAGGACACAAATCCACAGAAAATGATACAGCCGGAACACCAGGTGAAATAAAAATGTTTCTCTCATATAATCCGAATATTTTTATTTTTCAGCGTGGCCTGTAACCCGCAAGAACTGACTTTTGATGAATATTGTGTAAATTTTTCTCAATCACTGATAGTTGGTGTCTGTCCAGAAATGAGATTTTATGTTCGAGTTCAAGGAGCATAGAAAAATAGTTTGTATTCTACAGATTTTCCCAAAATTGACACAATGTTCATGAGAAATGCGGAAACAGGCACATTTCTGAAAATCCGAATATAACCTGCCTTCATCAGAAAAACAGTGAAATAATGGCCTTTCTTCCTTGAGATGCAGCGAACAATAAAGCAGTAAGAGTTCACTGGGCAAGGTATGCTATATTATATTAACAACCATCTTTCTCACACCAACCCGCTGTCCCTTGATATTCTGAACCACAAACCGTCCCCCACCAAGCAGTCTCTGGTTCCAGCTGCAACGAAGACGGATCTGATCTCCTACTGAAACTACTTTGGTTCTGGCTGCCCCGACCGCCATCTCAAAGCCGATTCCCCGCGGGGAAATGTCGTAAAGATTTATATCCAGTTCCCTACCGGAATTTGTAACAAGAACAGCCTTTCCAGTCTGGAGCTCCCGTAGAAGAGCTCGCCGGTTAAACACACACCTGGTAACCTCTCCGCATCGATGGCATCGGATGTTTCTTCTTCGCAAACTGGGGGGAACAGTGATATTTTTCTTTGTTCCACAACCGGGACAACGGAACTGAAGTCTGTTGTTTATAACTCGAAAGGTCCTTGTTTTTCCCATTTTTTCCACCAAGTAACCAGTGTCGCGTCAACGCTGCTCTGACGCATACGACTTGTCCTTTTTCGCGCCTGCTTCGCTACAACTTAAGCACATAACACAACTATGCGCCTCAAGCCGTGGTTTACGGCCACAAAAAATCACGGTGCAATAGTGCACCATTTCATCGTTAACAAGCACTAACTAAACTGTTATTCCTGTTGAATTTCCTGTCATATTAATATATCCCGAAAAACAATACAATACAGTGACACATTGATAATTATTTAATATTACATAAAGAAAACCAGATCCAAACAATTTTACAAGGCAAATAATCCCCCTGAGTACGCACGAAACTCTGTCACACTCGTACTTCCTCCTGTCAATTTGAATTTTTAAAATTTTTTGACCATAGGCCAGCCTGGCAAAACAGGTACATCTCCAGGCTCACTGAGTTCACTGGTAATCAGCAATAACTTATTCTACTCTCTTCATTTTTCATTCAGAGTAATAATCCGACCTGCACGCAAAACCGTGACACTCAATTTTTTTCCTGCTTGACTTAAACCATATGTATAATCACCCAGTTTTTTAAAAAAATCGGGTTCATCATTCACAGTCATTTCTCCAATTTTCAGAATAATATCCCCTCCCACGCTGAACTCTTCCCCTTCTATGGTCATTTTCAGGCTACTGGGATGCAAGCCAATCTTACCACCCCAGGATACCCCGGAAACCCTCTTCACCAACAATCCAAACTCCTGGGGAACATTGAGAACACGAGCCAGACGCCCCTGAACAATTGTTCCTTCAATTCCGGACCAGGTCTGGGCCCGGTCAAGCAGATCCAGACATTGATTACTGGTAACAGCGAACGCCAGCCCCTGGAAACCTCCCGATACCGTACTGATATGGCTGGCAATACCTATAACTTCCCCATCCATGTTGAACAGAGGTCCCCGGAATTTCCCGGATTCATGGCGGCATCAGTCTGAAAGACCTCCATGCTACCGGCCCCAAGCATAGCTCCCGTCTGTAAACGAGAACTGATATAACCTACACTCAGGGAATGACTGAAGCCAAGGGGTGAGCCAACCACAAAAACCTTATCACCAATACGAACTTTATCAGAATCGGCCAGTATCACGGGTCTGGGCAATTTAATCTCCTCTGTAAGACGAAGAACGGCTACATCTCCCCAGCTCACTGACACCACAACTTCGGCAGAAGAACTCTGACCATCAGGAAAGGTTACTCTGATTTTTTCCGCTGTCTGAATGACATGGGAGGCTGTCAGAATAGTACCCTTGTCATCAATAAGTACCCCTGAACCACTATCTCCGCTGGCAACTTTCTGGTCTTCATCGGCAGACACCGC
The DNA window shown above is from Desulfomarina profundi and carries:
- a CDS encoding ABC transporter ATP-binding protein; protein product: MTQRFGGLTAVSDFNVRLGSNAMAGLIGPNGAGKTTVFNLVSGFYQATEGEIFICGKSTAGLKPHKVTALGVARTFQNIRLWNQMTVLDNIRVAQHGKLEYGFFKAILRSRDYFECEERIEHEARELLKIFELEKYMEEYPTNLPYGLQRKLEIVRALSEKPKLLLLDEPAAGLNSADVQELIRLIQWIHKTFDVTIWLIEHHMDVVMELCDDIKVIDFGQTIAEGSAEHVRNHPAVISAYLGDDNI
- a CDS encoding ABC transporter substrate-binding protein, with protein sequence MKKRLIAAIVSCSALLVAGAALSADTIKIGYNIPLTGDIPKVGESSKFSAEMLKADINGAGGLEVGGKKYMLEFIYEDNEAKAESAVTTALKLIDKDQVLAMIGPNSSKQAVPAGQVADDNQTVMVSPWSTNPDTTLDRPWVFRAAFLDPFQGPVAVNFAVKTFNAKTAAVLYDLSNDYSKGLAEIFRDVFEKKVGKGSVVAFESHGTKDQDFSAQLTKIISAKPDFIFLPDNYNQVALIVKQAHQLGYKGEFMGSDAWGSSELMTLCGDDCKGLHFSTHYAAAGATGATKEFIDRYTKKYGYVPDDVAALTWDATRIVLKAIQNTGGLTGKLRKDRKAVRKAMAAIPTFDGITGSMKFDDQGDPVKCAVVVKISDSGAFEFAESVCPE
- the ilvN gene encoding acetolactate synthase small subunit, yielding MKKAVTVLELTVNNHPGVMSHICGLFSRRAYNLEGIVCVPEKSGKTSRMWLQVVEQVKLDQVIKQIQKLPDVLQVEKHGAEHEAFDGVRSLV
- the ilvB gene encoding acetolactate synthase large subunit; this encodes METMNGAQLIIRMLERQGIDIIAGIPGGANLPLYDALQKSRSIRHILCRHEQGAGFLAQGIARSTGKAGVCFATSGPGATNILTAIADAYLDSIPVICITGQVPASLIGTDAFQEVDTYGMSIPITKHNYLVREVGELLEIIPKAFELALSGRPGPVLIDVPKDVQTATISFSSWPEPGRRLENPSADNDQLRAAATLINRARRPILCLGGGVILGEAAGEARALLEKSSLPATMTLLGLGSLPENHPLSLGMLGMHAARSTNMALQECDLFIAAGARFDDRATGKIVEFCPDAHVIHMDIDPSEVSKLKSANVGLVGDVKESLRALLPMVEPNERTIWRNQIEVLQEMYPMTSPEAIVPEKPYGLILKISELMGENCFVATDVGKHQMWTAQVYPLQRPRQFLTSGGLGTMGFGLPAAIGAALANPDSQVVLFTGDGSLQMNIQELATAVEQQVNVKIIVMNNRSLGLVRQQQNLFYNQNCFASDFQIDVDFSAIAKGFGMKAFHTGPGCNLPYLLSKILNEKGPCLINVPVAVEEEVYPMVPPGAANSEMLGGFNAENVNRKTREIS
- a CDS encoding iron-containing alcohol dehydrogenase produces the protein MVSSFQCLPVPQIDFGPGKLSDLPEFYKSYGKRPALVLGRASLSRQHTWQKIKAEITDIFGPDKPPVIQVSSEPTPTLIDEAVSRLLQNHVDMVIAIGGGSVLDAGKAISAMLVEQAPVMDFLEGVGKKKPKGRKLPFIAVPTTAGTGSETTNNAVIKSAEKGFKKSLRHKNYYPNLALVDPEMTLSCPPSLTATCGMDCFTQLTEAYLSTRASALTDSLSLDGIRSIARSLETVFQDGSNLEARSDMAYATLLSGIALSNAGLGTVHGLAGTLGGFLDIPHGTACGTLMAITNRTTLDILRKSTAKTDTETTALRKFSNLGRIFSKESTKTDNWYQDFFINELIRLTDLFELPTFDRFGMNSTDLEKITFASTNKFNPVQLSREDLMHILSARLR
- a CDS encoding O-antigen ligase family protein; translation: MISFFNRASIFSVIATCFFIPFSTAFTALFSTMAVLFWFLSGRFLNFPKILKNYPTALVSLLLFFLFIIGLLYSPAELSDALSNLKKYRELLFLPIVISLLDGRPGAKSNAINSFIAGCIFLMLVSFFMKFGIIPSDRYGNSLVYHITHSFFMALLAFWSAHRTADSKQYRYFWLCVTLAALANISYVAPGRIGMLVLIVLGLLFCTQRFSFRMQIAAVLILSGLCSALYYSSDNISSRINKAIAEVRAYEHEHGCSRTSMGMRLDWYIDCVTLFQKKPLFGYGTGGFAVAHDKLIKGTGVQRTDNPHNEYLFIAVQLGSVGLFLFLLLFFLALLKSSKMVRPDGWLLQGVVISMATGCLLNSFLYDSQQGHFFAFLAAVLLASSQRHSLTFFRTGENFRTISNKF